The sequence GTCGCTCCTTGGGTTATCGAACGGATTACCCAATCCTACCCGAAAACCGCCGGCCGTTCAAGGCCGCCCGGAATATAGGCCGGTGGGGCGGTAACTCACGCCCCGGTCGGGTTGGACGGTCACGGGTGAAGTCCCAATGTCCGCGGCGGCGTGGTATGATTGTTACGTAACCACGGAGAAGGAGGGGCGTGGGCCTTTACGAATTCAGCGAGGGGCGCCGGTTCCTCGCCCGCGTTCCCAAGGGCGAGGAGCTGGTGGCCTACATTGACCGCCTGGTCAACGAGCACGGCATCGCGCAGGGGTTCATCTCGGGCATCGGGGCCGTGGCGGAGGCGGTAATCGGCTTCTACGACCAGAAGACCCACGACTACCACGAGCTTGAGCTCACCGGCGGCCTGGAGATAGTCTTCCTCCTGGGCAACGTCTCCCGGCGGGAGGGCCGCTGCCACGCCCACCTCCACGTCGGTCTGGCCGACCACGAGGGGCGGATGTACGGCGGTCACCTGGGCCGGGCCACGGTCTTTCTGACCGAGCTGGTCCTCGTCGAGTTCACCGGCAAGGAACTGGAGCGGGTTCACGACGAAACCACCGGTCTCGTCTGCTGGCCCTAGGCGAAACTACTATGAGCGGAAGCGGCGAGCGGGGGTTCACCCTCATCGAGATGCTCATCGCCAGCGCCATCCTTCTAATCGGCGTTACGGGGGTGCTTTTGGCCATCCCCGGGGCCGAGGAGGGGGTGGCGGCGGGGGGGATGGCGGGTCGGGCGGCT comes from bacterium and encodes:
- a CDS encoding DNA-binding protein; translation: MGLYEFSEGRRFLARVPKGEELVAYIDRLVNEHGIAQGFISGIGAVAEAVIGFYDQKTHDYHELELTGGLEIVFLLGNVSRREGRCHAHLHVGLADHEGRMYGGHLGRATVFLTELVLVEFTGKELERVHDETTGLVCWP